The DNA window TCCGGCGGAACTCTTGAGGTCATGGGATTACTCTTGGGAAAAGTAACGGCGAATACTATGCTCGTTATGGATTCGTTCGCTCTTCCCGTTGAGGGTACTGAAACTCGAGTCAATGCCCAGGCCCAAGCATACGAATATATGACCGCTTACATCGAGGCTGCTAAACAGGTAACGGTGAATCAATATTTTTGGGTTGTAAAATGTGCCAAGACTTTCACCTCCATTGGCTGAATCAATACTGATACATTCTACAACTGTCTTACAGAGTAGACAAAAAAATGGGACTGACGACATTTTTACAGGTTGCCCGTCACGAAAATGCCATCGGTTGGTATCACAGTCACCCGGGTTACGGATGCTGGTTATCAGGAATTGACGTCTCCACTCAGAtgttgaatcaaaattttcaagaaccATTCGTAGCGATTGTAATTGACCCTGTTAGAACTATTTCAGCTGGAAAAGTATGCCTTGGAGCTTTCAGAACATATCCCAAggttaatataataaatgattTGAACACAATTACTAGGAAATTATACCTGAATTTGTTTGATTTAATCATTTTCGTGCCGTTTAATTCCCACAGGGTTATAAACCACCCAACGACGAGCCATCAGAGTACCAAACAATACcgttgaataaaatcgaagACTTTGGAGTACACTGCAAGCAGTACTATTCCTTGGAAGTAACGTATTTCAAATCCTCCCTTGATCGTCGACTGCTTGATTCTCTCTGGAATAAGTACTGGGTTAACACGTTGAGCTCATCCAGTTTGTTGACGAATGCCGACTACACGACTGGACAGATATTTGATCTTTCCGACAAACTGGAACAGTCTGAAGCAGCACTTGGTCGAGGAAACATGCTCGCCGCAACTAATGATCCTTACGACCGTCGGAGCGAGGACAAACTCGTCAAGACGACAAGAGATAGCTGTAAAACTACAATTGAAGTTATACATGGTCTTATGGCTCAAGTTATCAAAGATAgacttttcaatcaatttggAACCGGTAAAAAAGACTCTTAAGCTTATTTTCTCTTACAGTGCAGTTTTTCTATTGTATATCTATTAttaaaaagataaataaataataatattgtgaTTTGCAACAAATTTACTATGTTCAATACGAAAATCATTCCAATCATAATGAGAATATTACAAATCAGAGGTGATAATGTAACTGGTTACCAAATCGTAACTACTTCTGTCCctatacattattttatttaaaaatgcaAAGTTTACTAgatgtcaaaatttttataagaaTCTGTTATGACTTTGTAGTATCCTACTCCACATATATTCCAATGAATTATGACTTGTACAGTTGAAGCTGCTGAGTTGCAGTAGTATATTCATGAATTCACACACAGGCACAAACTTCccaataaattcattttgtcTTTCAGCGCAGTGCTTTTAAACAGTAATTACAGTAACAAGTCAAAGTTTTATGTAATACAAAGTAACAGTATTCAATTATTGTGgaataaaaatacgttttattttcacacctTGACTCACTAAAAAGTATATACAGCATCTTTATCATTATCCATTATTATTGTAACCGataaatatacacacatttacacataggtatgtacatacatatatttataaatgcgtatatatttatataaaactCAAATAATTATGAGAACAAGTAGGCAGGGTTCATCCCTATTGGAGGGCTGAAACTTCTTTGTCAACATAATCATGCATACACTCAGTTACACGTATCCTGCAGATTAACTGCAATCACCCGTTACGAACACAATTCACAAGGGACGGACCTAATATACGAAAAATCCTAACTACCGATAAAATCGGTGCAATAGTGCATGTCCATAATCCTTTGTAACCAAGCAGTAACTTAAAGTTACAagattatgttttttttttgtaaatttatcttTACAATACTTTAAGTACAACCTTGCCATTAATATTTAATTGCCAATTTCCAGGCACATATATGATTTCTTTCAACTACAGCTCAACTGACATCATAATTACCTCTCTCTGCCTTTCGATAAACAACACTTAAGCAAATATTGAAGcaaaatcttctttttttttttgaatttgcaaaaGTGCCTAACGCAACGATGTAAGCATACAACagcgataaaataaatattatacgtattcaTACATTATATTGAACGCGTGAATTAGCGATTCATTGGTGCAGctaaatgaatatataataacaaatattaaaaattatagtcCAAATACAGTAATAGTGGAGACGAGGTATGATAGAATTTAAATGTAGCAGAATCCAGAGAGAGGAAAAACTTGGGATTGTCAGGGGGATTCGGTACAATACAATGCTGTAATTTATAAAGGGAATCCTCGGTCTTCAAGACCTTAATAGTTCCCGCATTTgttacgtacatacgtataatttgGGATGTAAAATTATGACATGAGTAGCAAATGTTTTAATATTCAGTCCTCAGCCCtccaatgataataattaatcaaggATTCTACGTCTAACAAGGATTCTAGCAACTCATTCCTATTAGTAGGGTGAATCGCATTAAATCATTTTATCCAACATAACTTGATAGATAGTTATAATTGTACATAAAACGATTGTAGCAATGTTATTTacgataattaacaaaattatCATACACGTAGTACTACAAATATCCCTCCCCCCTGGCCCCCTgccaaaaattaaaaataaacaaaaaaaaaaaaaaaaaaaaaaaaaacaatgttcaTGAGCCccaattatttattgtatataatatagtcACGTTTGGCATGACAATTTCTATCTAATATGTACAAAGTAATTGAGttcattttcaatcaaaacGAAGAAGGGAAAACCGAGTCAAGTATCAAATCAACAGAGCGGGGCAATATATTGTGGATGGTTGTGAGAGTAGTAAAAGATATTATAAAAACAAGCACCCTTCACCCGCACTTTCCAATCGACTCGTCTTCgcagataataatatttttttctcttcttctctaaATGTTTCACCATTTTGATTCCCTTACTTGATGTGGCAACTTAAAGCGAATCGTATCGACGATTCCTCTGCGAGTTTAATCGTCACCGAAGTTCATAGTTAAACTACTATAATTTGCAGTGATTGAACTCTGTGCACCTGTACGTGTTATCATTAATCATGGCGACAATACACTTAATTTCAATGGTCAAATCGTATATGAAAGTAATCGATGtccaaatataaaaattcaatttttacgttttctttttgcaattttgttttGTATCGTCAATAATAAATAGCTAATGCAAGTCATGAggtaaatattcaaaaatttcattgtaatGAATTTACTGcgttattttgatttttgatgtTTCATCTTATAAATACATGCTTGCATAGCGTAACATAATCCATGTTTTGTATtgctttcaaaaaattcataaggGAATAAATCCGGTATCACAGTAATAATactaatgataataataataataattttacacgttattattaatatagtGGTATCttatattgatttttataGTACATACACAACGGTTCTTCTTGCGTACACGTGGCGAGTTAGAGCGACCAATCCtgtaaaaattcttgaaattttttttacaaatattattttgaatcttCTTTCTCCGCAGGCTTTGTTGTCAGATTCACTCGTATCACATTTCAcagatttttcttattattatcatttgttttttgttgctttttttcctttcattgtTTTATAACCAACGATCAGGTATAATTTgagaatataaatttcttatatgtatatctatataccaTGAGCCTTTTGTTACACTCGTCCAGTTCAATTTGATTGTTAGGTGATCGTGGAGGTGAGACGGTGTGGGGAGGGGTTCTTCAGTCTGATCAGACTTGTATGATTAGGCAGACATATGTACAATTGGTTTTTCTATAGTGTCTTGTCACTGCCATGCCAGCGGCGGAAAGTTGTTCACCTCCGTTTGTTCCAATACGGGCCCCGAATCTCCCGTATACGAAATACGCAATCGCATCCTAAGCGCTGCCTGTAGTTTGACATAGTTGAAGGAAAAAACGTTTATCAGATAGTCCTAGTATCGATTAGAATTACCACACGAGTCACTAAAAAGTACAGTTTCTTCTGTCACGCATTAAAATACACGGAAATGTATTTCAGATGTGATTTTCATTTACTCAACAGTTAAATAATTACTAGATTATCATGTTCGTGAATTATTCTGATTGGAACAGCAATGCGTCTTGGAAAAATAGATTACTTTTTATGAGACTCGTTTGAAGCAATAAATTTCTCTGAACGATACTGTAGACTTACTTTGTTGATGTTTGTTACTTTCATAACTTGAGTTACTTGACCCAATGGAGGTATGACGGTGCCTGAAGGTGACAGCATTTGTAATTGGAATGTCTAAAAAAGTTTTAGGGAATTGATTTACCATTTCTTTCAGAATCTAAATAAGGTTTACAATGAATTCATACCTTGGGAACTGCGGCTTGGAATAAGAATTCGGTCAGTTCCATAGAACCAACATTTTGAGCCAACATGTTGATCACCAACAAGTCTGGAGTCTCTGATGGTCGCTCTAATTTGAGTACGATTTTAAGGCCTAATTTATCAAAGGCAACCAGACTTGGTATTtctgtaaagaaaaaaattacttattttccatcgataataaaaagtcttaatttaaaaaaatatactcatGCTGCAAGTTACGAACCATTTTGAACCGGGGACGAGTTGAGAAGGCCATCGACAAGGAAATTGGACGTATTGGTTGGGCTAAAGATTTGTGGAGTCGATTGGACCTGTGGAAAAGAAGGCGGAGCTGAAATAGGTGTGCTCAGATCTAACCCTCCAAGTAGATCGAGAAGGTCATTGTTATTAATGACTGGCGCCGCAGTAACTGGAGTATTGTTATCCACCACAGCTGGGATTTCAGTATCAAATTCCGAACTTCCAAGCAAATCCAGCAGAGCGCTCTGTAAAAGAAATGCAAAATGAATACATAATTACAATCTTCATCCTGAATAAGGTTCATTGATGTCTACAGTAGGAATAATTCAACTTACCGAGTCTGATGGAGCAGCAACAGGTAGCTGTTCCAAAATCATAGTTTTATCTTCCTCGATTTCAGACTCTCCGTTAACTAATCCGATGATTCCATTTGCCTGTGGTTTGGCAGTCTCCATAGGAGGCATTCTTTCCAGTAATGCGGTCCTCAAGTGTTCATATTTTCTAAATAACTGCGAGAATTCAACTCCGCGTTGCTGAAGCTCAATGTGTAAATTGCTCCCAAACGTATCAATaatttgtcgaatttttctgtaaaatgaAAGTGGCATACTGCATCGTGTTACTTTggtagtaaaataaaaaacataacTGGGACATACATAACgataaaattagatttttaagagaaaaaaaataaaaataagaaaagaaaagaaacaaccATAGTTCGCCACACCAGCTGTAATAACTCGCGAGATTACTCTGTTCTAATGTGTTAAAAATCGTGTGTCTGAGATTAAATTTACTCTTGCCTTGAGCACTTTCAAAGTGGCTgaatacaaaagaataagCAACTATACTTACTCGTTGCCTTGTTGGAAACGAGTGCTGAGTTTCGTGAGTGACAGTAAAGTGTACTGTTTCGTGACTACGGTATTTTGTGGGCTCCACAGTAACCTTTGATAGACATCAATGACTTCATCTTCAGTAAGCTGGCAAACACGTAGACAGGTATAAAGGTTAGCCATGAATTCCACGCCTTCTGGGTCAAATCAATAAGTATGACCATTAACCTGATCTTAATTCCCTCTAAATTTAACTCACATTTACAGGTGCCTCGACGTCTTCACTTGGCGGACCATAAAGTAACAAATCACCGTACTCCCCGATGCACCAAGTCGCCACTTGAGCCAATGGCTGCTTATCGGCAGTATCCCTTTCCAAAGCGCGCCAAAGTGCACAAACCGCATATCCTTGCTGTGCCTGTGCCTCCGATATCAACTGAATTGTACAAGCGACGACGTCATCTCTCACGTAATTGCCGGCCTGAGAACAAACGAGTTCTATAATAGAGCAtcgataatttattaaaaaacagtTCTGACGAgttaaaaatctttcaaatcTCATAGTAACTTCACGTCCACTCATTTCTTTGGAACACTATTCACTCACTGCGACTAAAACTTTGAAGAGCGTTTCAAGGTGCCAACGTTTGTTAGGAGCAAATCTTTCCGCCGACATGACGATGTTGCTACTACATTGAGCTTTGAATTCAGGATCGGCTCGTTCTAGAAAGAGCAATAATTCTTTCATCATAGTTCTTATGTTGTTTGAGTTCACTAGAGCGAAGCTAAGCTCCATTGCACGCCGCCTTATCGAAACATCAGGATCCTTTAGGCACTcctgcaaatttattttatgttgTGAAATAAAAGCATGTGTCGTATGGATATTTAGGATAAAGGAACGAAAATCGACATACCAAAATTGTGGAACGGTGTCTCTGCACAGCACTCGTATCAACATACACAGTCTTCAAAAGGGTGTTTAACGCGACgtaacgaatatttttatcgttattcaataaaaatctACCGAGAATATTGACGGCCAGAACTCTCAAGCCGCTCTCTGACTTTATATCCATAATAGACAGAACCGTTTCATACAATATCGTATTTCCAACGTTCTTACTGGTTTCCGTGTTTGTTGCCACTTGTGCCAGGATATCATTCATAGCTTCCGATGCATCGACATCGTTTCTTCCCAAAATTCGTAAAAGTCGCAGAATTTTCACTTGAAGGAAAGGATCTGATACTCCAGATACGTCGTGCTCTGGAGAATATCCAGCAAGTATTAAATTCTTTAAAATCCGTACGAGGTTGGGAACAATCTGAAataaacagattttttttcctcacaatttgtatacataaatGTGTATTAAAACagtaatatataatgtaaaacactattttttaacattatttGCGACACATATTGacatatattttacatacCTAAAAAGTAAACAGCAATAGAAATGAAAGGTAATTGAAGCAGATGATCTTTGCTTTAACAGatcatatttaaatttataacaaaattttgctaTAATTGATTAAATGAGACGATCAATCAACCGTTCAATCAAGTTCATTCGCTGTTCAATATTAACTAGTAATGTTTTACTATTTGATTACTTATAGCAGCGTTTTGCAATGCATATAAAAACATATAACCGGAAGTTTTCGCAGTGTACAACCGCCGAATACCAGGAAGTTATAAAGAGTCTGCTTTGATTAGATCACTTTGAATTCTCGGTTGCGGATCAAAATGGAAAGCAACTGGCTCACGACAGTTAACTGTTGATCGTTAGTATACACTATTTGTATTtaaagtatgaaaataattcttacaGTAAAGTAAGAACTTCGGTTCAGGATCATAGCAAGATAACATAAAATTCAAACTATGTACGAGGATAAACCAAGAGAGAAACTGTGCCATGCCTAACATGCACTAACAcagtatatttcaaaataatttacctCTCGATGGCCGCATTCCTAAATAGGACAAAACTTAATTTAAGGATCATTGAAGTAGTGAAACTAGTGAGTTATTCATTACTATACTCACAGCTGACGATAATGATAGGTAACACAACATTCAATGCATGCTTGATTGGTTCAGATAACATTAGAAATCAGGAATTACAGAAAAATGACGTCGGACAGAAATCGTGTATTGTCAATGCAAAAATACTTTGTAGGGTAGTCTTTTTCACGCCGAGAATTCTACTATTCGATCAGCAAAAATCACATTTTCCTCACCTTTTTGAAATGATTCAAAGTGTCAATGCTGTTTTCACACATTTCCGTAATCAGAGTAACTCCGGTGATTAAAACGCCGTGATTCTTTTCCGTAAGTAGACTGCGAGTGGCTGGCAAAAACATTTCCATCAACTCGGGGACACGTCTGATTATTCTGAACGCGCACAGGGCTgctttttttctaatatatGCATTGGGCGATTTCATAAGCCTCTCGACTTCAGCTGCCAGATCTCTTGCCATCTCTGGTGATGCGattgcacctagagtgcacAGGGCAAGCCCAATTACGAACTGTGTAGAACTGTTCAAATCGCTGTAAGAACGTCgagatattattttcatcgttcGCATCTCGTAATGCTaagagagtgaaaaatgttgtatTGCTCAGGTGCGACAGGTGTTTGTTAGATTCTGGTTTTCATTTCAAGTTTGCTATTAAAGCAACAAGTTCTATGATGTTTATAGAATGAAATGCAGCTTCCTcaataatgaaagaaagaaaaagacgaatgttataaataaaaactcaTTCAAGAGTTGAGAGAATGATATTTCATCCTCTCAACGCACAATCAAAATCtggtaaaatatattttctgcCCTAATGATCACTTCTTATACTTGCTTTTTCAGACAGTTGGTAATCAAAAGGTGAACATCTTGTCGCTCGTCGAGCAGCAGCATAGCCCCAAGATAGCCGATTCTTTTGTCTGTAAACCTCGGCGACGCTATCAGCTTCAAACATTCGAGCTGTCCAAAATGCGCCGGATATCTGTGAATTTGATTGAAGCAAATTTTCAGCTTCAGAAGTTATTCCGATCTTCTTATAacgaagaataaatttttacagacCCCAACATGTGAATGTAAAGCAGTTTGGCAATGTTGCGACACCTCCAGACGCTGTCCTCCTCCCTGAACGTCGATCGAATGTATGCGCATTCTTTGTTGACAACTGTACGTTCTTCAGCGGCAGTTCTTGCCGCTCGTATTTGTCTGATCAAATCGCGGAGGCGTGTAGGAGCTGGCATTCTCACTGTCGAAACTTTTAAATTAACATTATGTTATCAGTGCACTGTGTTAGCTGGGCGGCGGTGCGTTAGTGTAAAAAGCTAAGCACTGCACTGGACGAACTAATCGCTGCATTACAGGGACGTGATTGGACACATAAAATCTGTGCgatatattcaattttaaaatagTGGCGACTATAGGACTGTGCGAATAAGAGTCATAAACTTCTGAAACGATCGTTGACTTTATTCAGAGCTTTGCCAAGTTCCAGAGATACAAAAGCCTGAATGAATCAGGCGTGTGGCAGTAATTGAAGATTCAAAGGatgaatcatttttcgaaaagaaaGTACCTGcatatttcattgaaaatatctgGTACAAGCCTTGACAAAGCTCTGCATTCGATTTACTAAAAGAAATCCTCTGGCActttaaaatttgtaaaagaGCTACAAACCGAAGCAAATATTGAACGGAGTAAAAAAGCTTGAAAGAAGTTCTCTGTAAGCTCAGAATAAGCaggatataaaaaatcaaataccACACTCTGAATTCCAATTTCACAATCACTATAAATATAAGCTCATAGTACAGAAGCTGATGACATTGAGGAAGAGAAAATAGATCATACATTACGCAGATGTAAAAGAAATTGATGGGAATTATAAATCTAGTTAGCGAGTGTGACGCCGAAGCTCATCTTTAGgttcttttgcttttttctctATTCTAATTGCAACCTGGGGACGTGTGTAAAAAGCTAGGGAAGGATGATCAATCGCACAATCCGGGATACCCACCTCGCTCAACAGCCTCGTTGATAGCCTGCTTTATGGAGGCCATATTGAAGGCTGGGTTAAACCTGAAAAAGTCACACCATGCTGGTTTAGAAAGCACACTATAAATGTCTTTTAGTTCAACTTAGTAATATCTATCTACATGCATTGACACCTTTAGTACCCAATCGTTTTTTGATCGCATTAGAACTTgacacagtttttttttttaattcgaggAATTGGAAAAGGAAGATAACAATCCGATGCAAAATGAAAACCTCCAAGTAGTGATAAGAAATAATCGATTGTTAGATAAATTAACCAAGTTTAAAATCAATGTCAACGAGTTGAGATTTTATCTATAACACAGTATTTCATctgttataataatatgataacGTATTCAGGTTGTCCTATTTAATCCCCACTGCTCTCTATTTTTAGATTCTCTTATAGAAGAATGGTTCAATAGttcttgaaattcaaaaaatatgtcgactgtaacaaatttttgcaattataaacaagatcaataaaataaagtcACAGCTTCttccgaaaaatttatttcagtaaTTATCTGTAGAACTCTTTTTTTGCAATCGAGTGGAGAAAACTGTCCGAATTGAATACAATAGGAttaagaacaaaaaaacacgagaagaaaattaaaagaatcattttcaaatcaaccaacaaatttgaaaagaaatctACTCTTTCCAAaactttttaaataaataaaatcaattaaagatagaaaaatgttgactattgtaaaaataaattggcatATAATTTGCTCTACTTATTTTATACcattgaaaaaacttttagaAAGTAAATATACGTTATTTCAATAAGAAAATAGTAGTAGTCTTATTACAGActatgttaaaaatttttcaacagagATTAAAGGAAGGACTGTACGCAAGGGCTGAATACAATAAAATTCGAATCAAACAAACATTTGTACGGAACGAAATActgaaatgaacaaaaaaataaataaaattacccATGTTCTGAGGCATTCATGATTTCTCAACACCGTTTagaaattgtgttttttttttttgttttcggcTGGCAGCTATAGCAACAAACTGGATTACTGCAGCAGGCTGTTAACCACTCGACACACACACTCTTTACTCCTTTGTATCGCCGCTATGCTCCTGTTAGACATAtcgtatttgttttttttatggttACATCGGCGTTATTCCTTTTGATATCAAACTCAGGGACAGGGCATGGGGGTTACAATCTTAATTGTACGTTAAACGCAAGCTTTGTATGTACCTATTCACATGTCTCTATAACAATAAACAGAGTCGACATACATTTAGGAAGCATGTGTGAGTTTATATGCGTACGTGTCTGTATTACATAACAGAAACATTCGCATCTTCCAAGATTAATTTCCCGACAAATATATCACACCATTTACTCTGCTATTTCTGTCAacataatattatttgtttacattAAATACTTGtcagttttagatttttcattctacGCAAGAAATTGGCAATGTTTTGAAAGGCTTGAAAATTATGTTTAATGTAAGATGCTGATGAGTTACTCGAGTTTACTATGTTTTATGATTTGCAGGTATAAAATGTCGGAAAATAAGAGTGGCTAAAAACAAACTCAAACTGTGTGAAACTAATCTTGTattgtaggaaaaaaaaatgaaaaaataaaaaagaaaagataccGCCGAGAAGAGTGAAAGATAATAGAAGAAAAGAATTGACTAACTTTGACGCTAATCGATGTTGAATAATGCGAGTGTGGCATGTAAAGAGTAGTGGGCGTTAGATGCGAAGGTTAGCTTTTGGTAAGCTGTCAAATGTGTGCGTAGAATTGGTAAATCACATCGAATAAACTACGGTGGAAAAAGAATCGGGCGAAACCGAAGGTTGCAGGTGTACAAGATCGTTGAAAAGCGAGGTTGAGCATgtaaaatacatacatacggcAGTTATAAGCAGGCAGGTGAGAAGAGTTTTTGTCCAGATGCACACGGTGGTGTCAAACGACGGAAACGTGTCAATCGCCACCGTGTCACCTAACTTCACCTGACGAATGAGATTTTGAGGTGAGAAAAAAGACAGGAACAAACCGATGCACGGATCCGAATGAAAGACACACCACTCAAAGAGAAACACGGGAGGACGGAAAGGCACTGATCGGCAACTCCTCTCGACTCTCGAGCCGTGTATAACTTGGAATTGGAACTGCGAGTAGGTACAAACGCGAGTTTAGTGAACCACTCGTCGAACAATGCCGCACCTGCCCTGCCGAAACTCTGTTCCACTTTCCAGCTCACTAGTCAACTTTGATCACTGGATAATGTATTCGATCGAGGTTTTCTAACGTTGATACCTACCGCCTACCACAGAGTTCGAGACCAGAATCGTATTGTTGTGGGCGAAGGGTGGTGTGTTGTTTTAAATCATTAGAGGAGGAAAGAAAGGGACGAtaaaggaaagagaaaatttgacgaaaagaaaaaaatggcaaaCAATAGTGGAACAGGGGTATTTATCACGAATCGATTATCGGGGCATCAAGGCGATCATTATTAATCGCGCATATGTTAAATTACGCCGCCGACCCACCCCGAACGTACGACAAAACACTCGCTTGTCTGCAATTCACCAATCTACACTAAACCAACGAACTAATCTCCGCCGTCAGCCATACGTGCAGTGTTGCCAGATTAGCAGAATCCTACTAAATTTATGAGGAATTGGAAGCTTCCggagaaaaaatatctagGAGTTTTTTCAGGAcgaatttcaagaattttcagATTTATGCTTCGCTCGTCGactgttacaatttttactgactttatttgttatttttctatgCGACAAGTACGGTGAGCGAAAGGCGACCACTTGCGGGGGGGATGAGATTCTATCGGTAAAGCAAATTCCAGAATTGCTGGTAGGGTCTAAgctgaatttcaaatattatagGAACAGCTTATTCTGAAAGGTGAATATTATTTCTACGTGTCAATCATATGCATGATATCGTGCAAACTTGATTCAAGGTCATTctgtcatttaaaaattttaggaGGAAATTTGGGAAGATTTTCTTTGTGGGTTAGGAGATTCTAGGAGAATTTCAAAGTTACCCTAGGAGATTTCTGCAACAGTCATCTGGCAACACTGCATACACGAAAACTAAGATGGCGGGACGGCCTCAATTAACGTTGGTGGTCGGCGGTACATCGCTTATTTAACAAAATTGGGCACATGCTTTACAGGTTATACGTTCGCACCGTTATTAAAGCGACACGCTTCACTTGATactgcatttttttaataaatcttccCTATCATTCGACCCTTGATACATCGCTGGAGGGTAATAAAGGTGTCATTGCACAACGTAGTTGACTTGCTCTGGTATTTCATACCTATATGCGGTTGTCGTTTGAGGGCtatgaaaaaactgaaacgaTCACTTAATGAATTCCTGTAGttttgttaataaattttgCTCCCGGGGTAATTGCATGTACTAATTGTGTACAATGGTATCTCTAACGAAACGATCGTAGAAACTATTAAAAACCGATCACGCTACGAACCGATCATCAATATGTTCGTATAAGTAAAAACTAGACTGTAAGTTGGTACATTGCAACGCAATGCATGTTTTgcatatttcatttcatcaatCAGCTTCATCAATACGCGATATTTTTCGTTATCTTGTACCGTATCACCAACGATTGGATGTATCGAGCATCTGTGATTCATGCAGACGCGTCACACCTTTGCATTCATACTTCTCTCCCATTTATCTCGACGCGTGTATTTTATCattgcttctttttttctcctccctgaatttttttcccttctcccCATATCGG is part of the Neodiprion virginianus isolate iyNeoVirg1 chromosome 5, iyNeoVirg1.1, whole genome shotgun sequence genome and encodes:
- the LOC124304478 gene encoding AP-1 complex subunit gamma-1 isoform X11, producing the protein MNASEHGFNPAFNMASIKQAINEAVERVRMPAPTRLRDLIRQIRAARTAAEERTVVNKECAYIRSTFREEDSVWRCRNIAKLLYIHMLGYPAHFGQLECLKLIASPRFTDKRIGYLGAMLLLDERQDVHLLITNCLKNDLNSSTQFVIGLALCTLGAIASPEMARDLAAEVERLMKSPNAYIRKKAALCAFRIIRRVPELMEMFLPATRSLLTEKNHGVLITGVTLITEMCENSIDTLNHFKKECGHREIVPNLVRILKNLILAGYSPEHDVSGVSDPFLQVKILRLLRILGRNDVDASEAMNDILAQVATNTETSKNVGNTILYETVLSIMDIKSESGLRVLAVNILGRFLLNNDKNIRYVALNTLLKTVYVDTSAVQRHRSTILECLKDPDVSIRRRAMELSFALVNSNNIRTMMKELLLFLERADPEFKAQCSSNIVMSAERFAPNKRWHLETLFKVLVAAGNYVRDDVVACTIQLISEAQAQQGYAVCALWRALERDTADKQPLAQVATWCIGEYGDLLLYGPPSEDVEAPVNLTEDEVIDVYQRLLWSPQNTVVTKQYTLLSLTKLSTRFQQGNEKIRQIIDTFGSNLHIELQQRGVEFSQLFRKYEHLRTALLERMPPMETAKPQANGIIGLVNGESEIEEDKTMILEQLPVAAPSDSSALLDLLGSSEFDTEIPAVVDNNTPVTAAPVINNNDLLDLLGGLDLSTPISAPPSFPQVQSTPQIFSPTNTSNFLVDGLLNSSPVQNEIPSLVAFDKLGLKIVLKLERPSETPDLLVINMLAQNVGSMELTEFLFQAAVPKTFQLQMLSPSGTVIPPLGQVTQVMKVTNINKAALRMRLRISYTGDSGPVLEQTEVNNFPPLAWQ
- the LOC124304478 gene encoding AP-1 complex subunit gamma-1 isoform X9; this translates as MASIKQAINEAVERVRMPAPTRLRDLIRQIRAARTAAEERTVVNKECAYIRSTFREEDSVWRCRNIAKLLYIHMLGYPAHFGQLECLKLIASPRFTDKRIGYLGAMLLLDERQDVHLLITNCLKNDLNSSTQFVIGLALCTLGAIASPEMARDLAAEVERLMKSPNAYIRKKAALCAFRIIRRVPELMEMFLPATRSLLTEKNHGVLITGVTLITEMCENSIDTLNHFKKECGHREIVPNLVRILKNLILAGYSPEHDVSGVSDPFLQVKILRLLRILGRNDVDASEAMNDILAQVATNTETSKNVGNTILYETVLSIMDIKSESGLRVLAVNILGRFLLNNDKNIRYVALNTLLKTVYVDTSAVQRHRSTILECLKDPDVSIRRRAMELSFALVNSNNIRTMMKELLLFLERADPEFKAQCSSNIVMSAERFAPNKRWHLETLFKVLVAAGNYVRDDVVACTIQLISEAQAQQGYAVCALWRALERDTADKQPLAQVATWCIGEYGDLLLYGPPSEDVEAPVNLTEDEVIDVYQRLLWSPQNTVVTKQYTLLSLTKLSTRFQQGNDMPLSFYRKIRQIIDTFGSNLHIELQQRGVEFSQLFRKYEHLRTALLERMPPMETAKPQANGIIGLVNGESEIEEDKTMILEQLPVAAPSDSSALLDLLGSSEFDTEIPAVVDNNTPVTAAPVINNNDLLDLLGGLDLSTPISAPPSFPQVQSTPQIFSPTNTSNFLVDGLLNSSPVQNEIPSLVAFDKLGLKIVLKLERPSETPDLLVINMLAQNVGSMELTEFLFQAAVPKTFQLQMLSPSGTVIPPLGQVTQVMKVTNINKAALRMRLRISYTGDSGPVLEQTEVNNFPPLAWQ